One window of Sphingobacteriales bacterium genomic DNA carries:
- a CDS encoding Fic family protein gives MELQIIPNSLLDSYLAEVPKGLQRAFDALQDAELSTPNFSFYTSVASVFSSKIEGEAIELDSYIKHKRDGLAFEPDYTKKIDDLYGSYVFAQNNRLTESNVKEAHKLMSKHIVAKGWQGKYRHQNMYMATDDGRIEYVAAIPQIVESEMSKFFEDISILLNRPLSIEQVFYYAAMIHLVFVKIHPWNDGNGRSARLIEKWFMAEKLGEKAWFIQSEKMYYQAHQTYYRNIRAIGLEYEELDYSKSLPFTLMLPKAII, from the coding sequence ATGGAGTTACAGATAATACCAAACAGCCTGCTTGATTCCTACCTTGCAGAAGTTCCTAAAGGCTTGCAAAGGGCATTTGATGCTTTACAAGATGCCGAATTGTCAACCCCGAATTTTAGTTTTTACACTTCAGTTGCATCCGTTTTTAGCAGTAAAATAGAAGGAGAAGCTATAGAGTTGGACAGTTATATCAAACACAAACGAGACGGTTTAGCTTTTGAGCCAGATTACACAAAAAAGATAGATGATCTGTATGGATCTTATGTATTTGCTCAAAACAACCGACTCACGGAAAGTAACGTCAAAGAAGCACATAAATTAATGAGTAAGCATATTGTTGCCAAAGGTTGGCAAGGAAAATATCGTCATCAAAATATGTATATGGCTACGGATGATGGCAGAATAGAGTATGTAGCGGCCATCCCGCAAATAGTAGAAAGTGAAATGAGCAAGTTTTTTGAAGATATTTCCATTTTGCTTAACCGTCCTTTGTCCATAGAACAGGTTTTTTACTATGCTGCGATGATACATTTAGTTTTTGTAAAAATTCACCCGTGGAATGATGGGAATGGAAGAAGTGCCAGATTGATTGAAAAATGGTTTATGGCAGAGAAGTTAGGTGAAAAAGCCTGGTTTATACAAAGTGAAAAAATGTATTATCAGGCACATCAAACCTACTATAGAAATATCAGAGCTATTGGATTAGAATATGAAGAACTTGATTACAGTAAGTCATTACCCTTTACACTCATGCTGCCTAAAGCAATCATATAA